The Candidatus Polarisedimenticolia bacterium genome segment GGTCCGTTCTAGGTAGGGCTCGAGCCGGATCCCCTGGGCGGGGTCGGTGCATCGCGGCGGGTGATTCTTCTGATCGGACATCTCTACCAGTCTAGTCGTTCGAGCGGCCCGAGACTCGCAAGAAATCGCTTTGACAGATCACTTATTGCGGTAGCGCAACGACGACCACCCCCGATCGCGTGTTCCCCCCGGCGTCGAGGGCGGGATAGTCGAGCGGCTGTCGAGACTTATCCCGCAAGGTGGCGTTGCAGAAACTCCCGCGGGGTCACGACCTCGAGTCCACGGAAGGCAGAGGCTCGCAAGAGCGCCCGGTCACCGGTGACGATAAAGCGTGCACCGCCGGAAAGTGCGCAGGCGAGAAACTTGAGGTCGTCGGGGTCGTCACACGCGGAAACCGGCACGGGGGCGGGCTCCACGAAGCGGGCTTCTCGGGTGACGAGGTCGAGGATGGCATTGATATCGACCGAGGAAAACTTCCTTTGAAGGCGCTCGGCGACTCGTCGATACTCGGTGAGGATTTCGACGCTGGCGACAAGTTCAAACCCGCCTTCGGCCCAAGCAGCCAGGATTCTGGACGGGGGTCCGGAGAAAAAGATCCCGGAGATGAGGACGTTGGTGTCGAGGACAACCTTCATCCGCGCCGACGAACGCTGCGGATGGCCTTCTGCAGGTCGGCGGGTTTGAGCCCGGCCCGGCGCGCCTGCCCCCGGACCTTGGCCGCCAGGGCCTGGAACTCGATTCTGGCCGGTGTCTCGATCCGCTTGAGAATCACGATGTCCCCGTCGCCCATCACCACAAATTGAGCACCGGGTTCCAAGCCAAGAGCCTTGCGAACATCCTCAGGGATCACAACCTGGCCCTTCGAAGAGAGTGTTGTAGTTGCCACTGTCGCCATAGGGTCATGCCTTTCATTGGGTCTTACTGGTAAGATTCTACGTCACGACCCCGCGTTTGGCAACAGGTTCAATTGACCGAACCACCTACTGCGGTATCTCCACCACCACCTTCCCCGATCCCGTGTTCCCCGCGGCGTCCATCGAGCGGACGACGATGCTGTGCTCGCCGGGGGCGGGGCGTGGGAGGGTGAGGTCGTAGCTCTCGGTGCGGGAATCGTCGAGGCCGTCGGCGGCCTGGACGGGGAGCCAGTCGCCGGCGTCGACCGCGCAGGCGGTTTCGCGGATGATGCTGAACGTATCGGTGGCCGAGAAGGTCAGGCGGATGGAGGTTGGCTGGACCTGCGCCTTGACGGTCTCGAGGCGCGGCGGCGTGTTGTCGACGTCGAACGCGGGCGAGAGCTTCTCGGCGGTCAGGGCGCGGCCGGACGCG includes the following:
- a CDS encoding putative toxin-antitoxin system toxin component, PIN family; the protein is MKVVLDTNVLISGIFFSGPPSRILAAWAEGGFELVASVEILTEYRRVAERLQRKFSSVDINAILDLVTREARFVEPAPVPVSACDDPDDLKFLACALSGGARFIVTGDRALLRASAFRGLEVVTPREFLQRHLAG
- a CDS encoding AbrB/MazE/SpoVT family DNA-binding domain-containing protein, with amino-acid sequence MATVATTTLSSKGQVVIPEDVRKALGLEPGAQFVVMGDGDIVILKRIETPARIEFQALAAKVRGQARRAGLKPADLQKAIRSVRRRG